The genomic region ctgcattggttagagatacgtccaaacattccacaagcatagaatctctttttttgaaatttattcattactgctctgcacatatttgacttgtgaccaaaattattgcatatgaaacattgaccaataaaggtaggaccattgttcatattgttcatcatgttattattgttcatcattccattattattcctacttctacattgattccccatatgaccaaatttattgcaagtaaagcatctaccattaaatttatgggcattaggttgtcttattggaggattctttctcttcttctgattagttttttcattgccttgtccaaatctagaggattcacctttcccaaatccaagtcctcgcatatcctttccatgtctttgactttccagtatctcatcaagccttgttgagatagatttgaatttttctttctattcattagtagtagcaagttcatctcttagtgcaacaatctatctttcaagttcctgaccattattccttgattgtgtcaactcaagcttcaactaatcattctcataagtaagcctcaagcattcattagctctttccttcaatgactatttcagattctcttcattcttcttctagtcctcaatctccttagtcaatctCATGATCACAACAGATTttatctcattcttcaaggcagcATTCTCTccctcaagcttgtcaacttcatcagctttaccctgatttttcatgatctaattttctttgtccttcatcttgtccatcaattcctttctcttgtctcttgaggtgttcacttgatccttcaagtcattaatgaaatcatcggCAACATTTAAGTTTCTTTTCAAGGAActaatctcatttctagctgcatcaagatcctcaagtgctacaCTGAGCTACCTtgaaaactagaatccattgattaaatctctcagaccttcctcaaacggttaagcttcctcagaagaaccaggctttgataccaatttttggaatcaaggatcactaagagggggggcaaATCAGTGATCTACTGGTAAGCAAATTTTTTGCTTTATTCTTAAACCACCGGAagtataaacttgaaactgaaatgcataaacacaaagaaatcaaccacaagatcataacaccaagatttttatgtggaaacccaaatgggaaaaaccatggtgggatttgaacccataatattattccactatggctagtagtaaaacaatattacaaaataggaattcacaagcattcaagcacactacctagagctcattactcaaataAAATAAGAGCTACAACCctggaaatctcactgacttaagAAACATGTACAAAGATGAATTACAGTGAATGAGCTCTAAAATAGCATCAATATATATATTCTTGAATGAGTTCTGGTTAGGTGCAAATGATCCTTTGTCTTCAAACTATTTTTATGCTCTGCTTTGTTTTGTTCTGCTCACCAGATCAGCAAAGATCAAAGTGCGCAAGTGAAACTACGCTCAATCAACACAAAATAGATCACCTTATcaactacaaaccaaaaattgtttTCCAAACTAATCTTATGTATTCGCACACACCCAAAACAATCTTTTACAAGTTGACTTCCAAAGATATGAAAATATGTAACATGTCACTACAAGTCTGCTTGAATCCAAATCAAAACTCAGAACTAGACCAAAAACATATGAACACATGCTTCTTATAGGTCCCACATAACTTTTAATCACATttaccaatcaccaaaatcacggGAATACTTCCAGACCAAACCGCTCTAACCAAAACTGAAATACTAGCTATTGGTTAACACCTACTTCCAGTTAAGAAGAATTATGGCTACTGAAATGAATCTCCataaagagtttccatcaatgaaaactctAAATCAATAATCAAGCTTTCGAATGCAtcaaatgagtgttaattgccaacaccaTTAAGAGGTCGATAAttacattatcatttattatttatagatcatcaacatatatcACATTAAATCTTAGGATGTACTTTTTTCACAACATTTATGAAGTGTATATGAGATGACATTGTCTTTTTTTTGTTACCGTTCAAACTTTACCTATTATCTTTGGACATAAACAAATCAATGTTGGGTATCACTTAATGGAGGCATTCTTGCACAAATAAAAAACTACATGACAGGTAGAGTGTTAAAAGCATATGGTATGCCATGCTAAAACAATAGATAGTGAATAATGGATGGTGGACAATAGTATAGAAAAAATGAACAGCTGATATAATTTCAATTGTCTTGCAATGCCAAAGGAGTAAATTATAAACCAGATATTTAAAATCGGGTAATTCATTTCATATAAGAAACACCTTCGGTGTAATTACTTGTTATAATTTAactttttatttaaatataaatgtatacaaaatgattttgagagttttatttatttattcatgttgtatattttttctttttggggggATATCAAGAGGAGAGAACTTGGAAAACAATTGGAGGAAGAAGGAAATAAGGAAGAAAAATAAAAGTTATAAGAAATATAGAATAATAAGTCCTTGTAACTCCAATATCTTTAGAAGCTAATTTTTGTGATCTCTTTTATAAAATTAGAGTTCTTGGCTAAAATGGTTATGAACCTTTGTGTTTGTGAAATGGATAGCTTCTTGATTTTATTGGGTTATGAagagtcaaatttttgttgagttATTAGGTCTTTGAAAATTtattattttgcattttatatggatatgattttttttaatttttaacattAGGCATGGATTATTTCAATTTGTGTTAAGAGTTcatatgtatgcatatgcatatacatacacatacgcatacacatacacatacacatacacatacacatacatacatgtgtgtgtgtgtgtgtgtgtgtgtgtgtgtgtgtgtgtgtgtgtgtgtgtgtgagagagagagagagagagagagagagagagagagagagagagagagagagagagagagagagagagagagagagtgattaTATCTCATAAAAATATGCATGAAATTTACTTGATAGACTTGAGTTCATATTCATAGTTAAATATATATCGATATCAACATACATTATGTGTGTATGTGTAAATTTAAAATaagtaaatatatttaataataatttaatatgtatatatatgtgtatgtatagatataaatatatatgtacatgtatggataaatatgtttgtgtgtatgtgtatatctgtgtatgtgtgtatgtatgtgtatgtgtgtacacgTATAACAATCAAAATAAATTTAAGGGTTGGAATATTCATCATGTCTTATTTTACAATGAATGGAACCTCTATGAACTCTTTAGAATATTCTCCTCACCATCAATTTTATGGTCATCAAATATACTATTCTATGACATAATAGTCTTATACAATATTAATGTTGATATTGGTTGCTAGGGTCATGGTCTGCACCTACCATGGGTACCTCCAAGCTACCCATGTATAGTAGTACTATGTAGTTCTAACTACATAAGTAGGTATGAACTCTTGTAGAAGTTTTTTCAGGTTTTAACTTTCTAAAAATTTAATACTAAAGGAAAAAATAACTTTCTTGAACACTTTGTATTCAATGGGGAGCAcaaatttgcaccaataaaatttgaatttgaatataaaGCTACAAGGAGGACTTCCTATAATCTGGTATTTCTATCAAGTTTTTTATTCTCCGGATCATCATTTATTGCAAGAGAAGATCATTTAATGCATTGCTCCCTTATTATgccaagaggcatctacaatgacatcaaaatgttcataaacaaaaactcaattttgaaacaatttgacatgcaaatgacgggtaaatgcatgaaatatgtcatctttttgtttttgtggaggtgttattttattattccaaataaaatagaaccctcgccacttgtctccaagtATATGAAACCACTACATTCAAACGATAGTCGAAGGGTGCAATAAAATTTAAAAGGGAATGCCGTCTTAGATAATActggtacatacttaagcaattctATTATTATTCATATTTTTGAAACTCTTATATACTACTAATATTATTGCATTTATCAGATGCCTTCTATTaaaagatatctctcgacataattTACCTAAAAAATCTAGAGCTGGACAAAAAGGCAAATTAACATCGAAGATTCGATCCTGGGTCGACGTTGAGCTGCTGGCAAAACTTCTGGAAGTAATTCACCCTGCTGCTCACAGTTGCATCACTTCCACCATCGGATTCCATGCTGTTTATAGCTCTTATCGTGGCTCCGAAGCCTTGGCCAGACGTGATTGCTGTATGACAGTTGCTGTTCACCATCCCAAACCACACCGCCGTCTTAAATGAGATGGTCGAACCAGTGCCCACAATCTCTGGATTGTTCAGCCCatcaaattgaatgtagttttctGCCACCCCGTAGTTATAATTCCTGTCATCACCTTACATTAGCATGTCCTAGCTATGAAGAGCAATACTATGTTAGCTGATTGGTTAAATTTTGAAGATTAACTATGTGGGAATTGGAAATGGTTGCTCACCATGAGAGCTGCAGACGGCCTCTGCCATGATAACTCTTGCCGGGGGTGCAGGGATACTGAGTGTTGGAGGCATCGCAGTATATGCTGCTAGGATTCTGCTCTTCGATGTAGCAAAACCCTATTATCCAATACAGACTACCCCTTCTAATCAGTACTGCTACTAGCAACATAAAACttaaaataaatagaaaacaaGATAAAAATAAATCAGAACTTGTAATGCATATGTTAGCTCCAGTCTCATGGGCAGAAGAAGGCAGCAACTTCTCTCTTGTTAACATCAGAAGACCCAGATGTCCCAAACCCAATGAAAGCATTAGCAGCATTAATGAAGGAATCATAATTATAAAACCCATTTCCTGCACACCCACTGGCAGCTCCTCCAACTACAGAATTCAAAACATCAGAAGAAACGATGGAACCCACTCCCCCGCTAGTTTGAGAGACTCCCACATCCACTAACACGAATAAAACAAGCAGTACACATGCTAAAGATGACCAAAAGATCTTACTCTTACTCTTACTATTTTGTATAGCCATCATGTGTTGTCTACTTACGTGTAATACATAATGGGTGTTGTCCATTTCCACCCTATTCATAATGGGTGTTGTCTCCTTACGTGTAATACTCGGTGAGAGACATTTTTGCGTACCGCTCACGTACCTTTAAGAGTCAAATCACGAGATTGAGCTCCTCATTGTTTTTAGCACAGTTTTTCAAAATGTTATGACTGAATACTCACACAGATCATCTTGACTCGTAACCGAGAGAGAAACAGAAAGCAGGTAGGCATCCATCACTCTACTGTTGATGAGGATATTCTGTTGGTATGTTCTGTCTAATACACAGCACTTAGACGATGGCAAAAGTTTGATATTTTGCCAAccttatttataaattaaattaaaaagttcCCATAGCTTGACTATACTTATCAATTTAATGTAATTGATGATAGATACTTTAGTATATGCTATGTTCCATAATTGAAATCTAGATTTTAATATCTGGCTTTCACTAGAGAATGCATCAAAACTACTCACTGATTCTGCCCAAGCTTGAGACAACGGCAAATCTAGAACTTGTAGATCTGTCCAAAGATACTTTGTCAGCATTcaagaaaatcatctataaatATTGGCTTTTAAGCACACATTCACATGTATATATTAAGTGTTTGAAATACACCATTGCTAAAAACACCTTGAAGAAGTAAAATATTTAGACGGAACAATGAGGTGGACAGCAAACTTATGACTAAAATCAACAGCAAattactttaaaaataaaaattctagaTGATTCGAACTTCAATATCAATCCATTGAATAGCTCCATGTTTTTATTCGTTGTGGATAAACCTTATCTTACATTTGAAATGACAATACTTCCACGCTTTGAAAATGCAAAgtgtataatttttaatttttatgtatgtgattttacattatacatttttatatgtatattttatcCTATTTATTTATTATACTTAATATTATTCTTTATATCTAGATATTCATTCCTTGCATTTATATTGATGTTTCATTTTCATTATGATTCAACTTGATTCATGTTTTGCATGATTCTATattgataaataaaataatatataagatAGAATGATTTTATATagttatatattaataaacaatatcaTATTAGGCTATATTAggtttatttttatacattatttttattaaggTAAGTTGGATCTTTTTATAATGCTCAAATCATATTACAAAAGTAGAACAAGAGAAATATAGAGGATGGCAAAAAAATATTCAAGAAGATATCAAAAAGATAAAAGCAAACAAGTGCTTGATCCAATCCTATGCATGTTTCAACCCATAGGCTTGGAGTGCAAATGAGAGAGCAATATAGGACAAGCTTTCTTCCTCCTCTATATAACTATATATGAAAAGTTGACATCCTAATTTGTAGACCTAGGAGAATAGGGATGAGAAGCCCCATTAGAGGGCCTATTTAAGAGCACTAGATAATTTGAGGACCAACATGGAGTTTTTTATAGAAAAACTATTATCTCAGGTATAATAAATTGATCTTCAAAAGATGAAGGAAGAATAGGAAAAATATAAATGGTTTGTTGAGATTTAATACTACTATCCAATTGATCAAGAGTCTCACATATACTAAAGGGGGGATTTTCTAGAATGGATGAGAGTGGCTCTAAATCCCCAAAATTGATAATTGAATATTTATGAAATATTGTAAGATGGTTAGGAACAACATTTTTCCACCAAGTTAAAGAAGATAGCTTAAGAGAAACATGGTACAAAAATGGAGGAAATGTTTCTAGTAGTGAAATAATGCCTACAATGAAAGAGAATACCCTCATAATCTACCAACTGAGACCAAGatcaatgactaaattaaagaCACTATTTAAAGCCTTTGATAGATCAAATTCCACTAAGTTGCAAGAAAATGAGGTGTGGGTAAAGTTATTGAAAACTAAGTCGACCCTTAGTAAATGGCTAAGAGCATAACCAATGGCCTCATAGGATGAAGTACACCAAAAATGTAAGAGAATTTAAGGAAATCTTACCTAAACAAAAATTATGTTAATAGAAATCTTCAAAGCATTGAATAAAGGAGACAAAGGGTCAATAAAGAGATAATACACATACCACATCCAATCTCCACcatgaaacataatttttttatcataACAACAATTGAATCAacccacacaaaaaaaaaaattctagcaaAAGGGAAAATCCTTATCTTACCCTCAACTAGAGGAGTTTGATGTTTAAAAACTCAATGAAGTGCATTATGGAGATAAGACCATAGgttgaaaaatatataaataaaacccTTACTCATAAAGAAATTCCTATACAATCACTTCCTAAACCTAATGATGTCATGGGAACAATATTAGCTTAAGGAAGAGAACTGTTTTTCAAACCCTTACCTGTGGTAAGTCCCTTCACCTTTGTAGTAGAAAAAGAGTAGAAGGAATCCCTAGAATGGTTCTTCATTATATTTGTAAAATAGCCAAGAGAGGAGGAGGCCCTATGTGTAGAATTCCTATCCTTGCCTATCAAGACACTAAATCCATCTAGAACCCTTGAAAACATCATCAATTCTCAACTAGACACTCCAATATCTTTATCATAGGCTAAGGAAATGAATAcccaaaaaagagaaaaagaaatatagGAGTCACTAAATAGAATCAACATTCACCAACCTCTTAAGGGTTGTAGATGCCCCACTAGAAgaaattcatgatgaaaatatatcCATAGGCTAAGGCAAAATAATATGTCACTCATCAAGAGACCCATAACCTTATGGTAGTGTATCCAAGGGTGGAACGCCAATATTAGAAGATAAATAAACCACTAAAATGTAATAGGGGGGTGTTAAAATATCAAGTAAGAAACCCTCATTAGAATTGGGAGAGAGAGTGGGACAATGGTAAATTTTATCAATTTAcattttttttcatatatttgaCCTCACCTTATACATTTCTATATAAATTCCCCATATTTGACTATTTCTTGTAGTCAATATTACCCCTTGTCTCTAGGCATCCATTCCTTGCATTGAAATTAATATTTCATTCTCAGTAATATCTAACTTGATTCATGTACTACATTATCATTACTATATGATTATATTTAAGGACATTCAATAAGAATTCGTTTATCATCCTACCATCACCTAATAATAATTCAAATTTATAGAGAATACAATAGTATTCATCATAGAAAAGACtcaattagaaaaataaaatgaatatCTCTACATCAAAGTTCACATCTTAGGACATTTGCACAATTGCATGTTATTTTCCAACATGTTTCAAAATTGTAAAGCCAACCATTTCAGTGGATTGACATAGGATAACTTAGTCATAGTGATTCAACAGCCAAGTTCTCTTATGgtattaattatttcatcaaaccagagtaaaAAGATAGCAAATTTTTCTTCTTCCTTCATATTCACTCTCAAACTGACCTTGGTAGGTTTGACGCTTGTTTGTTTAACcttgtcatctccttcatagatattGTATGCAATTTATCTCATACCTGTTTTCTACATTGCAATTCATTATATCTACAAACTCAAAGTTAGATAAACCATCTAAGATATAATTTCTTGCCTTGGCATTATAATCACAAACCTTAATTCTAGCTTGACCTCTTGGGGGATTATAATGAAATTCATAGTCATGCATAATTGCTTGCCAAATATCAAACACTAGTACCATCAAATATTCTTCCATTCTTACactccaaaatgcatagttggATACTCCTTGCGAATCcattatattatttttgaaatatataGCATTAATTTTGTTGGCCCTACCCTAAAACTAGATAAAAGAAACATCCTAAATTTTGGGTTACTTTTTGCCTTTGATCAAACCATAATAAATCAATCGGATCTATTAAATTTATTTACAATTATTTTAATTATACCCCTTATGTATTCATTTATTTCATCGTATTAGAATGTTTAGCTATATAGGTGTTTATACCCTTATTCTTTTTTTTGGAATTTCAAATTTAACAATCATAGAAGACCTTTAAATATATGCCTAATATTTTTCTATAACCCTAAGCACTATACTTTAATCTACTAGTGACTTGATATTTCCCATGCCCATGTGATATATCACATTTCTGTTTAATCTAAGTATATACATAGGTCTATACTTTAAGTGTCTTACTTAtttttgtttgttgtgtgttttctcTTCCTAAGTTTATCTTTTATGTCAATTCCAGTCTAACCTTCCTCCTATAAGAGTTAGAACTTCTCAATACTATCATTCCTTCTATTTTTCTCccatttcattgttatatttttaaaaattttatactTTCCCTTATTAGCACAATTGCTTAGCCTCTAACACCACAACCTATAGTATGTGTCTAGTGCTATAGCTAGCCTCTAATAATCAAGATGTTTATCTATGTTTTTGTTCCTCTCCTAACTTTCCAATATTTTTCATATTATTTCTAGTAGTTTATTTTTGGAATTGGATAACTTTTGAAATGGAACCTTTCCCACCCATGATCACTATTTGAATTTAATGTTGTGGGATATCCTTGTGTTCAATCTATTTTGTTTGTAGAGGATATAAAATAGCAATTTTTTTCATTTAGGATTACCATCTATTCTTAACTAAATTCCTTTCAAAGTCTAAGTTTGACCACTTTTGTTTGAGCACGAGAATCCTAACATGAAAAAACtaattattttggaggaagatatcaAACAAAGTTCATAtttaatcttgattagatttatAATAGAACTctataatatttatttgatttaaaattattgttagtgtaatttttttttgtatttatttatattgCAAAACTATTTTAGTGTAGTACAACAATTATTCTAATAAGAAATTGATTAGGCTTTTTAAGTTGTTAGTCATTTTATAAAGAATATCAAGAGTTATGTGTGTCAATCACTATTTCAAATACAATAATATAATTGATCCATAAAGAGTAATTTTAATTTGAGTTTTCTAAGATCTAGTTGAATACTAGGACCCAATAGTATTAATATccaaataatcatttttctctaaaGGTTAAGAATTTGGTTTGCATTTTTTTTAGGATAAATGCATTACAATTATGTAAGAGTTGGTTAACTTGTAattctatttatttatatttaacttTGCATGGTTTAGTTTTATGCAATGTAGTGACAAAGCAACCACGTATTGTTAAGGGAGATcaagaaataaatataatatagaTATTTTAGAGACTAAATTATATCTTAGATATTTTATTAGAGAGTTTAGGAATGTATCAAAATGAGAGATAAAAATGAACACAAATGACAACCTTAAGGATTTGGTCAAAGGGAGGTTTGATATTATGGTACAATCGCTTCATAAGATGGATATAAATATGAATGTACATAGACAACTAATAGGTTAAGAAAGTTCTTATGAGGGTAATCATCTAAATTCCACTCaaagacaaacaaaaataaaaattattattttaactaCAAGACCCGCCCAACCTACCTCTCTAAATAAGGAGGTGGAGGCTCCAAATCCTTCAAACTAAAACATACAGTCTGTTAATATTAGGGATTTTCATGGAGAATGAAAATCTCTTCCTAAGGAGATTCAAATTGAAATGTAACTCATCAATTATTTGTGCATGAGAAATGCTAGAATGGTCATAAACATGGGCCTAATCTATAATCTATTAAAAAATATGTGTAGTAAGATTTAGGAAAATTGATAATCTCTCCTTATGATGGATCTAATAGATGCTCATCTCATGCATGTGGGTATAAGCTAAACACATAGTTATCCTCAAATTGATGCAAAAGATGAAACAATCAATTTTTCCACCTTGCATTTGGAAGGTATTACACCTAAGTAGTAGTACCATAGTCTTATCACTCACAgccacaaatccatcacctcatGTAATAAATTCTATAAAATTTTAATCAAGAGTTTTAGTAGGAAGGATTCCAAAGTTTAAATCAAATGTTTAAATCAACATAAATAGTGTGGTCCTATGGATAACTATAAAATAGAGTTTCAAATGCTATAATAATTTTTCTAGACATCACAAATAGAAGAATGGCTAGGATTTTTACTAAAGGGTTGAATGATTATTTAAAGTAGATGGTCAATGATTTTGAACCACCTACCCTAGAAGAGGTAATAAATTGGGCTTTAGAAATAGGGATTTGCATACCAAAGAATTAGGTTCAAACTAAACCCTTCATTCCAAAGAATCATTCTCACAAAAATGTATTGAAAACCAATAAATTCCCATTGAGACCAAACATTGAGGTGATGAATCCAATGAGGAGGAAGAAGCTATATTTCAACTAGATGGAGTTAATGTCACCTAGACATAAATATTTTAGGAAAGAAAAAGTATATTATATTGAGGTAATGTATAATGATGATTTACAATCTGAGGAATTCAAATAATAGAGTCAAGGGGAATCCAAATAACATATTGGAGAAGAAGAAGACCAGCCAAAAGAAGAAGTATTCATGTTGAGAGGCACACTTGCTTTGCTCTCTAGTACTCCAAGGCCCAACTCGTTTCACATATT from Cryptomeria japonica chromosome 3, Sugi_1.0, whole genome shotgun sequence harbors:
- the LOC131029189 gene encoding endochitinase 4-like, whose amino-acid sequence is MDNTHYVLHVSRQHMMAIQNSKSKSKIFWSSLACVLLVLFVLVDVGVSQTSGGVGSIVSSDVLNSVVGGAASGCAGNGFYNYDSFINAANAFIGFGTSGSSDVNKREVAAFFLAVLIRRGSLYWIIGFCYIEEQNPSSIYCDASNTQYPCTPGKSYHGRGRLQLSWNYNYGVAENYIQFDGLNNPEIVGTGSTISFKTAVWFGMVNSNCHTAITSGQGFGATIRAINSMESDGGSDATVSSRVNYFQKFCQQLNVDPGSNLRC